The proteins below are encoded in one region of Oncorhynchus clarkii lewisi isolate Uvic-CL-2024 chromosome 33, UVic_Ocla_1.0, whole genome shotgun sequence:
- the LOC139392505 gene encoding troponin I, slow skeletal muscle-like encodes MNPKLIDKPKSKITASRKLSLKIMLLTRAMEQLEQETQDRDEEKLSYLGERLPPLQFSGLSLAELQDLCKQLHGKIDVVDEERYDCEAKVTKHNKDIHELKLKVQDLGGKFKKPALRKVRVSADEMMRALLGTKHKGSMDLRSNLKSVKKEDTNKDKDKVLTSEVTDWRKNVEAMSGMEGRKKMFDASGGQ; translated from the exons ATGAATCCCAAGTTAATTGACAAG CCAAAGTCGAAGATTACGGCTTCGCGTAAGCTCTCCCTGAAG ATCATGCTGCTCACCAGGGCGATGGAGCAGCTGGAACAGGAGACGCAGGACAGGGATGAGGAGAAACTGAGCTACCTGGGAGAGCGACTGCCCCCCTTGCAGTTCTCTGGACTGTCATTGGCTGAGCTACAG GACCTATGCAAGCAGCTCCATGGAAAGATAGATGTGGTAGATGAGGAGAGATACGACTGTGAGGCCAAAGTGACCAAGCACAACAAAGAT ATCCATGAGTTGAAGCTGAAGGTGCAGGACTTAGGAGGGAAGTTTAAGAAGCCCGCCCTGAGGAAGGTGCGCGTCTCTGCAGACGAGATGATGAGAGCTTTGCTGGGAACCAAACACAAAGGCTCTATGGACCTCAGGTCCAACCTCAAGTCTGTCAAGAAGGAAGACACCAACAAGGACAAAGACAAG GTGCTCACGTCTGAGGTGACCGACTGGCGTAAGAATGTGGAGGCCATGTCTGGCATGGAGGGCCGCAAGAAGATGTTTGACGCATCTGGCGGCCAGTAA